One Ranitomeya variabilis isolate aRanVar5 chromosome 4, aRanVar5.hap1, whole genome shotgun sequence genomic window, TAGAGGATTTCTGCCACTCAGCATCAATTCTCCTAAACTATCGGATTGGGTCCTTCTGTCGTCTTCACCGCAGTTACCTTTTAGTGCTGTTATGCATTCTTCGTTTACAACTTCCCTACAAACAACTCCCACATTGGGATTACTTAGTACCAAAACCCAGTGTTTCCCTACTAATAGTTGAAATGTACCAGTGTGCATGTTATTTTATATGTCTTGTTATTTCTGATGTACTTAATCCACAGTTGTTGAGGTCTTGTTGTCAAATGGAGACCAGGGATGCTTTGAGAAGAAGTTTGGCGCCTATTACTATACCTAAAGAATCAGTATGACCTGAGCTGATAATGTTGTTACTTAGATCCCATGAATATATGCTTCAACTTATAAAACTACACAATGGTTAAACTACTATCCATCAATGCAAGGGGCTTAAATTCAGATATTAAAAGGTGCTTAACTCTTCAAGAAATACGCAATTCACAGGCCAATGTAATCTTTTTGCAGGAAACCGATTTTACTAATTCTTGCTCCTTTAAGTTTGCACAGAATTTGTTCCCTAAATCATTTTCTGCTAATGCTATTAAACAATGATCAGGAGTTGCTATTTTGATATCACGTTCATGTCCACTAcgtatttctagtgatgagcgagtatgctcgtaacTCGAGTTTCTTCGAGCATGCagcaatactcggagaccacccaagcatgctcggagaaactcgagtaacgagcatactcgctcatcactagaaatatgTAGTGGACATGAACGTGATATCAAAATAGCAACTCCGGATGATTgttgttactcgagtttctccgagcacgctcgggtggtctccgagtatttcggcatgctcggagctttagtttatgtcaacgcagctgcatgaatcgcggctgctagacagcttgaatacatgtggggattgcctaacaaacaggcaatccccacaagtattcaagctgtctagcagccgcaaatcatgcagctgcgtagacataaactaaatctctgagcacgccgaaatactcagagaccacccgagtgtggtcagagaaactcgagtaacaagcatactcacACATCACTAATAATTTCCAAAGTGGACTCAGATCCATTGGGTATATACCTCATCCTATATGGCACTCTGGGAAAAACCTCAATAATATTATGTAATCTATACTCTTCTAATTCTTCCAAACACAATTTGCAAAATTGGTTCTTTCTCGTCTTTCTCCTACAAAGGGATCAGCCCAGATCATTGGGGGAAGGGGAGATTTAATATGGCATTCTCTGAGAACAGGGATAGGCGCACCTCTACATCTTCCTATGCTAGACAAAATACTTCCTGCCTATCATTGAACTTCCACAAACTTATTTGCTCTTCCATAATATAGGAGCTATAGAGAATACACAATCCTACAGCAAAGGAATATACATTCTACTTTCATCCATCCCCACCATACTCATAGCTGAATAGACTACTTTTTTTACTTTACGATCCTTATCCCCTTCACATATAGGACCAAtatcctgctcagaccactccccGATTACTGCAGACCTAAAATTTTCCATAAACCCCTGTCGAACAACACACCGGCGATTGAATGAATCCATTATAATTAACCCTACATCATAAGAAGAATTACGAAAATCTCTCATTGAGAGTCCTTAGCGTTAaggagatatatatctttcctgtatgaaaATCTCTCATTAACTACTTTTCAGAAAAAGCCTCAACAACCTCTTCACTCTTTTCATGGTAGGAACATAAACCGGTATTTAGAGGAGAGTGTATAGCACTCTCCTCTTGATTGAAAAAGGAGAACAAACTAAAATACGTTCTTTGTAAAACAGAATTGAGAAAGGTTGAGGCCTAACTAAGCATTCATCCTACTAAACATCTCAAAGCCCAACTAAAGGTCCTCTCTCTGGAGAAAATTAGTAAATTACTCCACTATTCACGGCAACATTACTATGAATATATCGATAAATCATATACAATAAAAAAACTCAAAGAACAAGCAGTCAATACCACCCGAtatggaattaaccccttcacccagggtctttttccatttttgcatttgttttttgttccccttcttcccagagccatcttttttttaatttttccatcaataaggccatgtgagggcttgtttttttgcgggacgagttgtatttttgaacaacactattgattttaccatatcatgtactggaaaatgggaaaaaaatccaagtgcggtgaaattggaaaaaagtgCCCAGGTCTGAAACCGGTGAATCCCCGCAACGCGCAGTGCCGACTTATCAGTTTTgaccagacaacccatttaaacATTCATATATGCTAAAATGGGAGAGCTGGCTTAGGATGAAACTACTTCATCAAATATGACAGGTGATATGGTCTAGGTCTTTTACGTCCTCCATTAACACACTCTAAAAAGACATTCAAATTAGAATACTTATGACCTGGTATCTCACCCCTGAATTCTTCCATAAATTCAATCGGAGACTTGATGGAGGTGTAAGGCCGGAAGGAGAGCTCTATATCACATCTTCTGGACCTGCTTTTTATTTATGGAAAGAGGTAGAGGACCTACTTAAAGAAGACCTGGGGAGACACTTACCATTAGATCCTGTGAAATATTTGTTAAATGTACCTCGAAGGGACTTGGATAAACCTAGGGCCGGACTTCTCCTCCAATTGCTAATGGTAGTAAAATGCTTAATCTCATTATATTGGAAAAAGACTGTTGCTCCTACAAATCCAATCTCTATACACAAATAAAAGATGGAACATCTGACTGCCACGCTTCATAATTCCACAGATATATTCATATTCCTAGAGATTTGGTTATGTTGGGATTCATGTGTTGATAATATGCAGTTTTAATTCCATCTCATATTCTTCCTCCCAATTGTATACCTATTTTCTTGGATCTCGATATAAGACTGAACTGATGGCTGAACAAAACTTGGTATAGTGAAGGCAACAACGCTAGGTTAATAAGAACTTGAATATGTGATTGCTCAACATATACTGTGATATCTTATGTATATTTGTAAGTTCTTTCCTATCTTGTCTTGAATGTtatgtttttctttattttgtccTAAATTTGAAAATAAAATGAAAACCAAACATTCTTTTAGAAGCTGCTCAGCAAGAATAGATATTCATTATTTACAATCGCTCTCAATGGGGGAAACTAACAGGGAAGCTTCCACATGGAGAGAGTCAAGAGTATGGATTTTTTGCTTGAGCTGCAGTTCAAAGCAGCTTGCAAAAGAGCATGAACTAGGCAGTTAAAGCAGCACTTTCAACATAGTGTTTGTGAGAAAAGGGAGGAAATGGAATATATTACACAGATTCATAACTTTGCAGAACTGATCAATTAAGTTTGAAAAAAGTTGAGTTACTCTTTTATATAATGGAAATACTTTGTAATTTGCATTTGTAATCAAATACTGGTACAAGTCTAAAAATCTGCAAGCTAAGTTTATAAATGAACAAGGCAGTTAAGGCTATTTTcatactagcgtcgtacgacgcacgacgaatagtgttgagcattccgatgctgcaagtatcgggtatcggccgatacttgctgtatcggaattccgataccgggattccgatactcttgtggtatcgggtatcgggtatcgcaacaacattaatgttaaaatgtgtaaaagagagaattaaaataaaaaatatcgctatactcacctctccgacgcagccgggacttcagcgagggaaccggcagcgttgtttgtttaaaattcgcgctattacttggttacgtgaattcccggcttgtgattggtcaggtcggccacgttgccgggacgcggaccaatcacagcaagccgtgacgaaattacgtcacggcttgctgtgattggtccgcgtcccggcaatatggccgccctgaccaatcacaagccgtgacgtcacgggaggctggacacgcgcccattttaaaatgagcgcgtccagcctcccggcttgtgattggttgaccgcggcgcaaccaatcacaagccgtgacgtcacgggaggctggacacgcgcccattttaaaatgagcgcgtccagcctcccggcttgtgattggttgaccgcggcgcaaccaatcacaagccgtgacgtcacgggaggctggacacgcgcccattttaaaatgagcgcgtccagcctcccggcttgtgattggttgaccgcggtgcaaccaatcacaagccgtgacgtcacgggaggctggacacgcgcccattttaaaatgagcgcgtgtccagcctcccgtgacgtcacggcttgtgattggtcagggcggccatattgccgggacgcggaccaatcacagcaagtcgtgacgtaatttcgtcacggcttgctgtgattggtccgcgtcccggcaacatggccgacctgaccaatcacaagccgggaattcacgtaaccaagtaatagcgcgaattttaaacaaacaacgctgccggttccctcgctgaagtcccggctgcgtcggagaggtgagtatagcgatattttttattttaattctttcttttacacatttatatggttcccagggcctgaaggagagtttcctctccttcagaccctgggaaccatcaggaataccgtccgatacatgagtcccattgacttgtattggtatcgggtatcggtatcggattggatccgatattttgccggtatcggccgatactttccgataccgatactttcaagtatcggacggtatcgctcaacactaacgacgaattgcgtcgttgcgacgtaccgacgctagcagtgaatgcgccgcacaacgggggcagcggatgctgtttttcaatgcatccgctgccccattgtgatgtgcggggaggcgggggcggagttccagcagcgcatgcgcggtcggaaaagacggtctcgacgcacaaaaaaacgttacatgcaacgttttttggtggcgacggaccgacgcaacacgacgcaaccgtcgcacgacggttgcgacgtgtggcaatgcgtcgcactgccttgctaatgcaagtctatggagaaaaaacgcatcctgcaagcacttttgcagggtgcgttttttctacaaaacgacgcatagcgacgtgcagtgcacgacgctagtgtgaaagtagcctaaaacagcAATTGTTCATAATTACTCAAAGTTTTAATTGGTTTGGATAGGGTTGAATTTGGGATCACAATTAGATTAGGATTAGAGATTCATCCATGGATAAACCCGAATTCAAAGTAGTAGTTGCAACTATAAAATAAACTTCTAAATGGTATTATTATTGCATGTTTACAACAAATCTACTGAAGACATTTTGAAACCATCATAAAAACTTTTTCCATCTGTAAATGCTTATACAGGAGTCTCTTGATTTCCTGATTTCTCAGTCCGTAAATGATGGGATTAGCTAATGGAGTAAAGACCGCATAGGTGAGACCCACTACCCTGTCATAGTCTACTGAGTAACTTTTTGTAACACGTATATACATAAAGCTAACGCTGCCGAAAAATAGGGTGACAACAATGAGGTGCGCTctgcaggtggagaaggctttctgCCGTCCATCTTTTGACTTAATCCTTAAAATAATGTGTATTATCCGGACGTAGGAAAAAAGTACAAAAGCAATTAACGGAATGATAAAGAGGCTGACGATGAATTCCACCATTATATATGACCTTGTATCTGTGCATGCTAATGAGATCAACGGGGGGAAGTCGCAGAACACATTCTCAATACGGTTTGGCCCACAAAATGGGAGAAGAGAAATACAGATAATTTCAATGGCTGGGGTTAGAATCCCTCCAATGAAAGAGGTGAGGATCAAATTGACATTTAGTCCAATAGTCATAATAGCCGAGTATCTTAATGGCTTACAGATGGCCAAATATCGGTCATACGCCATTATTGTGAGAGTATAGCACTCAGCTGCTCCCAGAGCATGTAGGAAATAAGCCTGTACAAGGCATCCATTCAAAGAGATCTTCTTCTCGTCATCCAAGAGATCAGCCAACATTTTTGGAATTGTGACAGCCGTATAGATAATTTCCAGACAAGATAAAGCTGCAATGAAGAAGTACATGGGGAAGTGCAGCGTGGACTCTCTGCAGATCACAAGCAATATCACAGCATTGCCAAAAACAATAAACAGGTAAATTAGAAGGAGAAGGGCAAAAAGAAGAACATAGAAGCGTTGAAAATTTGGAAATCCGTGTAAAATAATTTCCTGAACTCTGCTATTATTATAGATTTTTTCATCTCTTTTTTTCATTTGTAATTGAAATGTATCACAGGTAAATCTGTGAAATTTCAAGGGattaaagtttttttgtttttttaaatccatgTAATTTTAGGGGAAATCAGCTAAGAATCTCATAAAATACCAAAAGAATCCATGCTATATTGATCTCTTACCCCTCTGGTTCCAGTACTTTCTATTCCCCAGCTGGTCTATACTTCTCACTTCAGCAATGAAGTCCCAATGTAGACATCTGACTCCTAGAGCATGAAAGGCAGGGATCGGTTTGTAAGCTGGCAGGAAAATAGGTGTGGATCTTTGACTTGAAACATGGCTCCCAGCTCAGGAATGGATGAGTGACAGATAACAACATAGTAAAGTTGATGTcaagattcacaccgtgactgtcaccaattgtcacgatcccttagccgtggcccgcagtttgtcacgaaaatccacagggattcctgaccactgccaccattaggtcacggattggggtgactttagaccagcagatggctatcacatgtgcaggggggcttatcctcgttatccctctactgccacaatgtgataaaaaaaaacacacacaatgctattgacctcttagtttacagcaggggcttattttaggtatcccactgctcttcaatataccatgaactacagggatttgtgtatcccgcttacagttccacttaacacttgcagctctctggcgccccccttactctcaggtcagattaggtactgcacctagggtaattagtcgccagaaaggctgcctgctatgtactggctattgggcgcgctgcagcgacgcgataactactcccacgcaggcaggaacaataattatcaagctgcagtcgctgaaacaacaccccaaaagtctgcacacggtaagctgccaccagctccgatcaaacgggtccggagctaacccaaaacagtagcgtaatttcccttcaagagacagggtacgtttttagagcagggaggaagaactagcattaaatattatactccagaaaggttaggcagtgctttatcaaaattatacaaagatgttacaaatgagacaattgcaaatatgtacaaggtaattatgaaaataaaaggattaaaggaagaaaagataactcacatgttcttagttcatatcagttcaggcaaacaccatgctagtgggaggggctcccaaaaatcccaatgcatgaggtacagctcttcaggtcagacccacatgttcttccagcaacagactcactgctggagtccggccaaaacagttatagcttagcctggtgacatcaccaaaaaggctggctatcccagtccctcctctctctgcattctgactaagtataagctaaatctttctaagacttgtaattccgctgctgaacatatcatagtcctgacaaacccagcattcatctcagattaccgtgggctttctaaggagatcaaatatgtcctattatttacagagcaatccctacttcttctgtcatgattctcaatggcgagagaacatagcccagcatatatgagaactagctcttggaagatggaaactatactgaccatgaactaaacctgccgcacaactagaagtggccgggtagcatgcctacgtttttttatccctagatgcccagcgccagccggagaactacctaatcctagcagaggaaaagacagtcctggctcacctctagagaaattttcccaaaaggcagacagaggcccccacatatattggcggtgattttagatgaaatgacaaacgtagtatgaaaataggtttagcaaaatcgaggtccgcttactagatagcatgaagacagaaagggcactttcatggtcagcagaaaaccctatcaaaacaccatccagaaattactttaagactctagcattaactcataacaccagagtggcaatttccgctcacaagagctttccagacacagtaacgaaacagcagctgtgaacaggaacaaaatgcaaaaacacacaaggacaaaagtccaacttagctgggagttgtctagtagcaggaacatgcacagaaaggctactgattacattgttgaccggcatgaaactgacagaggagcaaggttatatagcgactcccacatcctgataggagcaggtgaacagaggggatgatgcacacaagttaaattccacaagtggccaccgggggagcccagaatccaatttcacaacagtacccccccctcaaggagggggcaccgaaccctcaccagaaccaccagggcgatcaggatgagccctatgaaaggcacggacaagatcggaggcatgaacatcagaggcagtgacccaagaattatcctcctgaccgtatcccttccatttgaccagatactggagtttccgtctggaaacacgagagtccaagatcttttccacaacgtactccaactcaccctcaaccaacaccggagcaggaggctcaacggaaggcacagctggtacctcatacctgcgcaacaatgaccgatgaaaaacattatgaatcgaaaaggatgcagggaggtccaaacggaaggacacagggttaagaatctccaatatcttgtacgggccgatgaaccgaggcttaaacaggagaagaaaccctcatagggacaaaacgagaagacaaccacaccaa contains:
- the LOC143767842 gene encoding olfactory receptor 6N1-like, producing MKKRDEKIYNNSRVQEIILHGFPNFQRFYVLLFALLLLIYLFIVFGNAVILLVICRESTLHFPMYFFIAALSCLEIIYTAVTIPKMLADLLDDEKKISLNGCLVQAYFLHALGAAECYTLTIMAYDRYLAICKPLRYSAIMTIGLNVNLILTSFIGGILTPAIEIICISLLPFCGPNRIENVFCDFPPLISLACTDTRSYIMVEFIVSLFIIPLIAFVLFSYVRIIHIILRIKSKDGRQKAFSTCRAHLIVVTLFFGSVSFMYIRVTKSYSVDYDRVVGLTYAVFTPLANPIIYGLRNQEIKRLLYKHLQMEKVFMMVSKCLQ